A DNA window from Streptomyces sp. CA-278952 contains the following coding sequences:
- a CDS encoding malate dehydrogenase, with protein MTRTPVNVTVTGAAGQIGYALLFRIASGHLLGPDVPVNLRLLEIPQGLKAAEGTAMELDDCAFPLLRDIEITDDPNVGFAGANVALLVGARPRTKGMERGDLLAANGGIFKPQGKAINDNAADDIKVLVVGNPANTNALIAQAAAPDVPAERFTAMTRLDHNRAISQLAAKTGAAVSDIKKLTIWGNHSATQYPDIFHAEIAGKNAAETVNDEVWLADTFIPTVAKRGAAIIEARGASSAASAANAAIDHVHTWVNGTAAGDWTSMGIPSDGSYGVPEGIISSFPVTTKDGKYEIVQGLDINEFSRTRIDASVKELVEERDAVRGLDLI; from the coding sequence ATGACCCGCACTCCCGTGAATGTCACCGTGACCGGCGCAGCCGGCCAGATCGGCTACGCGCTGCTCTTCCGCATCGCCTCCGGCCACCTGCTCGGCCCGGACGTGCCGGTCAACCTGCGCCTCCTGGAGATCCCGCAGGGCCTCAAGGCCGCCGAGGGCACCGCGATGGAGCTCGACGACTGCGCCTTCCCGCTGCTGCGCGACATCGAGATCACCGACGACCCGAACGTCGGCTTCGCCGGTGCGAACGTCGCCCTGCTCGTCGGCGCCCGCCCGCGCACCAAGGGCATGGAGCGCGGTGACCTGCTCGCCGCCAACGGCGGCATCTTCAAGCCGCAGGGCAAGGCCATCAACGACAACGCCGCGGACGACATCAAGGTCCTCGTCGTCGGCAACCCGGCCAACACCAACGCGCTCATCGCGCAGGCCGCCGCCCCGGACGTACCGGCGGAGCGCTTCACCGCGATGACCCGTCTGGACCACAACCGCGCGATCTCGCAGCTGGCCGCCAAGACCGGTGCCGCCGTCTCCGACATCAAGAAGCTGACGATCTGGGGCAACCACTCGGCCACCCAGTACCCGGACATCTTCCACGCGGAGATCGCCGGCAAGAACGCCGCCGAGACCGTCAACGACGAGGTGTGGCTGGCCGACACCTTCATCCCGACCGTCGCCAAGCGCGGCGCCGCGATCATCGAGGCCCGTGGCGCGTCCTCGGCCGCCTCGGCCGCCAACGCCGCCATCGACCACGTGCACACCTGGGTCAACGGCACCGCCGCCGGCGACTGGACCTCGATGGGCATCCCGTCGGACGGCTCCTACGGCGTCCCCGAGGGCATCATCTCCTCCTTCCCGGTCACCACGAAGGACGGAAAGTACGAGATCGTCCAGGGCCTGGACATCAACGAGTTCTCCCGTACGCGCATCGACGCGTCGGTCAAGGAGCTCGTCGAGGAGCGCGACGCGGTCCGCGGGCTCGACCTCATCTGA
- a CDS encoding helix-turn-helix domain-containing protein, protein MPRWKALPEELDPQIREFAGQLRRLVDRSGLNINAVADRTGYSKTSWERYLNGRLLAPRGAVVALAEVTGTPQHHLTTMWELAERAWSRAEMRHDMTMETIRITQARAALGELGTTAPDAPAGGRSGRSSAGGRHSASASGARVPAAAGPAGTDAPPRDVHGKDPYGGGAHGPGDDDTRQLLIPTQRGTAPHPARHRDRPYDGGADQGGQRPERDPAESASRGSGSGSGRDRRATRPPGKAPGGRVKGPMLAVGAVGALIVVVGAVMLAPGDDTAKATATPSVAPTKAATELPVGVECSGTECAGKDPEAMGCGGEFARTVAGAVVGGSKIEVRYSEVCSASWARLTGAAIGDTVRITAGEGAQNGEVMGDTEAYTPMVAVKKAADAKACATLTSGTKGCTDPGE, encoded by the coding sequence ATGCCTCGTTGGAAGGCACTGCCCGAAGAGCTCGACCCGCAGATCAGGGAGTTCGCCGGCCAGCTGCGCAGGCTCGTCGACCGCAGCGGGCTGAACATCAACGCGGTGGCCGACCGCACGGGTTACAGCAAGACGTCCTGGGAGCGGTATCTCAACGGGCGGCTGCTCGCCCCGCGCGGAGCCGTCGTGGCCCTCGCCGAGGTGACGGGCACCCCGCAGCACCACCTCACGACCATGTGGGAGCTGGCGGAGAGGGCCTGGAGCCGGGCCGAGATGCGCCACGACATGACGATGGAGACCATCCGGATCACGCAGGCCCGTGCCGCGCTCGGCGAGCTGGGCACGACGGCTCCCGACGCTCCGGCGGGCGGCCGGTCCGGCCGGTCCTCCGCCGGTGGCCGGCACAGCGCGTCCGCGTCCGGCGCACGGGTTCCCGCCGCCGCGGGCCCGGCCGGCACGGACGCCCCGCCCCGCGACGTCCACGGCAAGGACCCGTACGGCGGCGGGGCTCACGGGCCCGGCGACGACGACACGCGCCAGCTCCTCATCCCCACCCAGCGCGGCACCGCACCCCACCCCGCCCGCCACCGGGACCGGCCGTACGACGGCGGGGCGGACCAGGGCGGGCAGCGGCCGGAGCGGGACCCGGCGGAGAGCGCCAGCCGCGGCTCCGGCTCGGGCTCCGGCCGGGACAGGCGCGCCACCCGACCACCGGGCAAGGCCCCCGGAGGCCGCGTAAAGGGCCCCATGCTCGCCGTCGGGGCCGTCGGCGCCCTGATCGTCGTGGTCGGCGCGGTGATGCTCGCACCGGGCGACGACACGGCCAAGGCCACTGCCACCCCGTCGGTGGCTCCCACCAAGGCCGCCACGGAGCTGCCCGTGGGCGTCGAGTGCAGCGGCACGGAGTGCGCGGGGAAGGACCCCGAGGCGATGGGCTGCGGCGGCGAGTTCGCCCGTACGGTGGCCGGCGCCGTGGTCGGCGGCAGCAAGATCGAGGTCCGCTACAGCGAGGTCTGCTCCGCCTCCTGGGCCCGGCTCACCGGGGCGGCCATCGGCGACACCGTACGGATCACCGCCGGCGAGGGCGCGCAGAACGGCGAGGTCATGGGGGACACCGAGGCGTACACCCCGATGGTCGCGGTGAAGAAGGCGGCCGACGCGAAGGCCTGCGCGACGCTCACCTCCGGCACGAAGGGGTGCACCGACCCGGGCGAGTGA